From the genome of Pseudomonas mohnii:
ACGCTATAGCCAAGGTCGTTGGCGGCACGGGTGATACCGTCGATGCACATGTGGCTCATGCTGCCGACGACCACCAGTTCCTTGATGCCTTGTTCGTCGAGGATCGACTGCAGTTCAGTTTCGCGGAACGAGTTGACGAAGTGCTTGAGTACCACCGGCTCATCGGCACGGTTGAGAACGTTGGGGTGCAACTTCGCGCCTTCGGAGCCAGGGGTGAAAAACGGTGCTTCTTCGGACGTGAATTCGTGGCGGATATGCACCACTGAATCACCAGCGTCGCGGAAGGCTTTGAGCAGGCGGACCGCGTTGTCTGCCGCGGCATCGGCGCCGACCAGCGGCCACTTGCCTTGGGGGAAGTAGTCGTTTTGGATATCGACTAGGATGAGTGCTTGCTTGGCCATGACTGTTTCCTTGAAGTGCGGGTTGAATGTGGAATCAAGTATTGGTCCAGGCACGTCATCCGGGGATTGGCCGCACCGACAATAGAAGGGGGAAAACTGACAATGGATGCACAAAGGGCAATCGCCGAACTGGGCGTATTGATCTATCCCGGCGCGCAAATGGCGGCGGTGCATGGGTTGACGGACCTGTTCGGGGTGGCCAATCGGATCGCTGCCGAACATCAGGCGGCGCAGTTACCGTTGCTTCGGGTCAGTCATTGGCAAGTGGACGGCGAGCAGGCGCCAGCACGGGTGTACGACAGCCATCCCGGGGAGGACGGCGCCTTGGTGGCGGTATTGATTCCGCCGTCGATTGCCGGGTTCCGCGAAGGCCAGGCATCGCAGGCGTTGATTCGCTGGATGCGTCAGCAACATGCCAGCGGCGCAACCCTCGGTGGTATCTGCGTGGGCTCGATTCTGCTGGCCGAAAGCGGCCTGCTCGACGGCCGGAGTGCCACCACCCACTGGACCTCGGCCAAGGCATTCGCCGAACGTTACCCGGCAATCAAGCTCAAGGCCGATACCCCCATCGTCGATGACGGCGACCTGATCACCACCGCCGGGCTGATGGCCTGGTCGGAGCTGGGTCTGCGCCTGGTGGATCGCTTGCTGGGACCGAGCATCGCCACCGGTACCGCGCGTTTTCTGGTGGTTGAACACAGTGACAGCGCCAGCGAGTGCGGCAGCAATTTCGCGCCGATTCTCAGTCATGGCGATGCATCGATCCTCAAGGTTCAACACTGGCTGCAAAGCACCGGGGCCACCGACGTGTCGTTGACGTCCATGGCCGAGCGGGCAGGATTGGAGGAGCGCACGTTCCTGCGCCGGTTCCGTGCCGCCACCGGGCTCAAGCCCACCGAGTACTGCCAGCACTTGCGGGTCGGCAAGGCGCGGGAAATGCTCGAATTCACCAACAGCACCATCGACCATATTGCCTGGACCGTGGGGTATCAGGACCCAGGCGCCTTTCGCTCGACATTCAAGAAAATCACCGGGCTGGCGCCGAGTGATTACCGGACGCGGTTTGGGGTGATGCCGAGTGTTGTTACCCGATAAAAGCTGCACTACTTAAC
Proteins encoded in this window:
- a CDS encoding cysteine hydrolase family protein translates to MAKQALILVDIQNDYFPQGKWPLVGADAAADNAVRLLKAFRDAGDSVVHIRHEFTSEEAPFFTPGSEGAKLHPNVLNRADEPVVLKHFVNSFRETELQSILDEQGIKELVVVGSMSHMCIDGITRAANDLGYSVTVIHDACASRDLEFNGLTVPAAQVHAAFMSALGFAYAKVISTDEFLSASQG
- a CDS encoding GlxA family transcriptional regulator; its protein translation is MDAQRAIAELGVLIYPGAQMAAVHGLTDLFGVANRIAAEHQAAQLPLLRVSHWQVDGEQAPARVYDSHPGEDGALVAVLIPPSIAGFREGQASQALIRWMRQQHASGATLGGICVGSILLAESGLLDGRSATTHWTSAKAFAERYPAIKLKADTPIVDDGDLITTAGLMAWSELGLRLVDRLLGPSIATGTARFLVVEHSDSASECGSNFAPILSHGDASILKVQHWLQSTGATDVSLTSMAERAGLEERTFLRRFRAATGLKPTEYCQHLRVGKAREMLEFTNSTIDHIAWTVGYQDPGAFRSTFKKITGLAPSDYRTRFGVMPSVVTR